Proteins from a single region of Stigmatella erecta:
- a CDS encoding sigma-70 family RNA polymerase sigma factor, with product MLDFRQPNRTKQEFEELALAHLDPLYSAALRLTKNERDAEDLVQDTCMRAYRFFDKFERGTNIKAWLFKILTNTFINRYRRKVKERTVVEGVEREAVHERFVSRDATDFAANPEQYFFDRLLSDDVLRAIDSLPIDFRLVVILADLQEFSYKEIAEILECPVGTVMSRLFRGRKLLQKTLREYAEGQGVFRHDGEPVKAPADLEEYRHRKKTG from the coding sequence ATGTTGGACTTCAGGCAACCGAATCGGACGAAACAGGAATTCGAAGAGCTGGCCCTGGCCCACCTCGACCCGCTCTACTCGGCCGCCCTGCGGCTGACCAAGAACGAGCGCGACGCGGAAGACCTGGTGCAGGACACCTGCATGCGGGCCTACCGCTTTTTCGACAAGTTCGAGCGTGGCACCAACATCAAGGCCTGGCTCTTCAAGATCCTCACCAACACCTTCATCAACCGCTACCGGCGCAAGGTGAAGGAGCGCACGGTGGTGGAAGGGGTGGAGCGCGAGGCAGTCCACGAGCGCTTCGTCAGCCGGGACGCGACGGACTTCGCCGCCAACCCCGAGCAATACTTCTTCGACCGGCTGCTGTCGGATGATGTGCTCCGGGCCATCGACTCGCTGCCCATCGACTTCCGGCTGGTGGTCATCCTCGCGGACTTGCAGGAGTTCTCCTACAAGGAGATCGCCGAGATCCTTGAGTGCCCCGTGGGCACGGTGATGAGCCGCCTGTTCCGGGGCCGCAAGCTCTTGCAGAAGACGCTGCGCGAGTACGCCGAGGGCCAGGGGGTGTTCCGTCATGACGGAGAGCCCGTGAAAGCCCCCGCGGACCTCGAAGAGTACCGTCACAGGAAGAAGACGGGGTAG
- a CDS encoding biotin--[acetyl-CoA-carboxylase] ligase, which yields MPETSETQEELILGFLLEGGEDFTSGEALSSKLGLSRTAVWKHVEGLRGKGYRIEAVPARGYRLVEVPDRLTPLELNPLLTTRELGRTLHCHATLASTNELAFRLAHEGAEHGEVVVAEQQTAGKGRRGRAWVSPPGLNLYFSAILRPELPPQHAPELTLVAAVALAEALREAGAEAAIKWPNDVQIDGRKVAGILTELSAEPERVHFVVLGIGVNLNARREHFPEELQETATSLALELGQPVPRAAFAAALWLRLEEWLARHQETGFGPVRQRWKELSCTLGQDVLVRTARLEFQGKAEDVDESGALLVRTSGGTLERVLAGDVEQLRPRRKGGA from the coding sequence ATGCCCGAAACGTCCGAGACGCAGGAAGAACTCATCCTGGGCTTCCTGCTCGAAGGGGGCGAGGACTTCACCTCCGGGGAGGCGCTCTCCAGCAAGCTGGGGCTGTCGCGCACCGCCGTGTGGAAGCACGTGGAGGGGCTGCGCGGCAAGGGCTACCGCATCGAGGCCGTGCCCGCGCGCGGCTACCGGCTGGTGGAGGTGCCCGACCGGCTGACGCCGCTGGAGCTCAACCCGCTGCTCACCACGCGGGAGCTGGGCCGCACCCTGCATTGCCACGCCACGCTGGCCTCCACGAACGAGCTGGCGTTCCGGCTCGCCCACGAGGGCGCGGAGCATGGCGAGGTGGTGGTGGCCGAGCAGCAGACGGCCGGCAAGGGGCGGCGGGGCCGGGCGTGGGTGTCTCCGCCGGGGCTCAACCTCTACTTCTCGGCCATTTTGCGGCCGGAGCTGCCCCCGCAGCACGCCCCGGAGCTGACGCTGGTGGCGGCGGTGGCGCTGGCGGAGGCGCTGCGCGAGGCCGGGGCCGAGGCCGCCATCAAGTGGCCCAATGACGTGCAGATCGACGGGCGCAAGGTGGCGGGCATCCTCACGGAGCTGTCCGCCGAGCCCGAGCGGGTGCACTTCGTGGTGCTGGGCATCGGCGTGAACCTCAACGCCCGGCGGGAGCACTTCCCCGAGGAGCTCCAGGAGACGGCCACCTCGCTGGCGCTGGAGCTCGGCCAGCCGGTCCCCCGGGCCGCCTTCGCCGCGGCGCTGTGGCTGCGGCTGGAGGAGTGGCTGGCCCGGCACCAGGAGACGGGCTTCGGCCCCGTGCGTCAGCGCTGGAAGGAGCTGTCCTGCACGCTGGGGCAGGACGTGCTGGTGCGCACCGCCCGCCTGGAGTTCCAGGGCAAGGCGGAGGACGTGGATGAGTCGGGGGCCCTGCTGGTGCGGACCTCCGGCGGCACGCTCGAGCGGGTGCTCGCGGGGGACGTGGAGCAGCTGCGGCCCCGGCGCAAGGGCGGCGCCTGA
- the coaA gene encoding type I pantothenate kinase, translated as MFTSSSSPSLFVDFGREEWRALRAATPLPLSEAEIEGLRGLGEQLDLNEVVDVYLPLSRLLNLYVAGTQNLWAAQQSFLGGFAQKVPFVIGIAGSVAVGKSTTARILQALLARWPDHPRVELVTTDGFLFPNSVLTKRGLMKRKGFPESYDRRALVRFLAELKSGRSEVTTSIYSHHIYDIVPDEVKTIRQPDILILEGLNVLQTGPTDADAMPRIFLSDFFDFSIYVDASEQDIRRWYVNRFLRLWDTAFHDEKSFFRSFTKLTREEAIARAETLWEEINGPNLAQNIAPTRSRARLILAKGPDHKVSRIRMRKL; from the coding sequence ATGTTCACCTCGAGTTCCAGCCCGTCCCTGTTCGTCGACTTTGGACGGGAGGAGTGGCGGGCCCTGCGCGCCGCCACGCCGCTGCCGCTCTCGGAGGCGGAGATCGAGGGGCTGCGGGGCCTGGGCGAGCAGCTCGATCTCAACGAGGTCGTCGATGTGTACCTGCCGCTCTCGCGCCTGCTCAACCTCTACGTCGCCGGGACGCAGAACCTGTGGGCCGCGCAGCAGTCCTTCCTGGGCGGGTTCGCCCAGAAGGTCCCCTTCGTCATCGGCATCGCGGGCAGCGTGGCGGTGGGCAAGAGCACCACGGCGCGCATCCTCCAGGCGCTGCTGGCGCGCTGGCCGGACCACCCGCGCGTCGAGCTGGTCACCACCGACGGGTTCCTGTTTCCCAACAGCGTGCTGACCAAGCGCGGCCTGATGAAGCGCAAGGGGTTCCCCGAGAGCTACGACCGGCGCGCCCTGGTGCGCTTCCTGGCCGAGCTGAAGTCCGGGCGCTCCGAGGTCACCACCTCCATCTACTCGCACCACATCTACGACATCGTTCCGGACGAGGTGAAGACGATCCGCCAGCCGGACATCCTCATCCTGGAGGGGCTCAACGTGCTGCAGACGGGGCCCACGGACGCGGATGCCATGCCGCGCATCTTCCTGTCCGACTTCTTCGACTTCTCCATCTACGTGGACGCCAGCGAGCAGGACATCCGCCGCTGGTACGTCAACCGCTTCCTGCGGCTGTGGGACACGGCCTTCCACGACGAGAAGTCCTTCTTCCGCTCGTTCACGAAGCTCACGCGGGAGGAGGCCATCGCCCGGGCCGAGACGCTGTGGGAGGAGATCAACGGGCCGAACCTGGCGCAGAACATCGCGCCCACCCGTTCCCGGGCACGCCTCATCCTGGCCAAGGGGCCCGACCACAAGGTGAGCCGCATCCGGATGCGGAAGCTCTGA
- a CDS encoding anti-sigma factor family protein codes for MTCQELDRLLYPYLDGEFQPEERIEVETHLAECEACTGRVEEETAIRQALRRAANLSVQSRRAPASLRAGIQLGMKQEHRRAQQVQWLRMGAAALVVAAVGGAWVTTRPEERQRFVEEAVRRHSKQLPFEIANVAPEHVEAWFDGKLDHPVPVPRLRNVSLSGARISNIKDRPAAYISYETQPVKEGEEGRRIGVFVFDDARQDLDAQALPSVQVDSSNGYNVAVWREGEIVYELVSDLDEADIRKMLLEKELRLGNLPHPQTPPSLPILPASHVP; via the coding sequence ATGACCTGCCAGGAACTCGATCGGTTGCTCTACCCGTACCTCGACGGCGAGTTTCAGCCCGAGGAGCGGATTGAAGTCGAGACCCACCTCGCCGAGTGCGAGGCCTGTACCGGGCGGGTCGAGGAGGAGACGGCCATCCGGCAGGCCCTCCGGCGCGCGGCGAACCTCTCGGTTCAGTCGCGCCGGGCCCCCGCGTCGCTCCGCGCTGGAATTCAGCTGGGAATGAAACAGGAGCACCGCCGCGCCCAGCAGGTCCAGTGGCTGCGCATGGGAGCAGCGGCGCTGGTGGTGGCGGCGGTGGGCGGCGCCTGGGTGACGACCCGCCCCGAGGAGCGCCAGCGGTTCGTGGAAGAGGCGGTCCGGCGCCACTCCAAGCAGCTTCCCTTCGAGATCGCCAACGTGGCCCCCGAGCACGTGGAGGCCTGGTTCGACGGGAAGCTGGATCACCCGGTCCCCGTGCCCCGCCTGCGCAACGTGAGCCTGTCCGGCGCGCGCATCTCCAACATCAAGGACCGGCCGGCCGCCTACATCAGCTACGAGACGCAGCCCGTCAAGGAGGGCGAAGAGGGCCGCCGCATCGGCGTCTTCGTCTTCGACGATGCGCGGCAGGACCTGGATGCCCAGGCGCTGCCCTCCGTGCAGGTGGACTCGAGCAACGGCTACAACGTGGCCGTGTGGCGCGAGGGCGAGATCGTCTACGAGCTGGTGTCCGATCTGGACGAGGCGGACATCCGCAAGATGCTGCTGGAGAAGGAGCTGCGCCTGGGCAACCTGCCGCACCCCCAGACGCCGCCGTCGCTGCCCATCCTCCCCGCCTCCCACGTGCCGTAG
- a CDS encoding response regulator → MSKRILIVESDTTLSAALREALDSRGFGVDETGDGKSSVEQIRRDRPDLVVLAVDLSGGQNGYLICGKLKKDDDLKNVPIVIIGNPDGFAAHRKLKAHADEYVAKPVDTELLVERVGALIGFPDTVMGEVVENEGLTLDGLADEPMSEDEPIVSEEGAEEIAVEESSSSSGEDLDMLDEAFNDMSDGGLSASEEPVVAPVDTEGEEDLSSLDSLGMDTESALDSLGDEEQDEKTQIGFLAPVEPEPERPAPRSLPPAPLPRAATPVAPPPARVSAPAAPVTSAADAAELRSLRARVAELQSALSDAQSQASSAEGRVQELESQLETQSTELETARASAGKNDKDTFALRDAVNKKDKEILRLKSELNLREQEKDREISRLKAELSQKEHDFVELQDKQLELERQSTDSAAELARRDAQIKTLTTKADQLTADRKKADQQLLTAKDEARGATSKLSALQAEVDAHQEQQSAAQAELEELRGRADQLEAAHQAAQGEADALRGQLEAVQQETNEVRAQLEQAQAELSSQAAQAADEAEGLRKRITELEEAAARSEERVTKLYSRIKNDEKLRERAKKALGIAQQLLEEPASSLDVDEAAA, encoded by the coding sequence ATGTCCAAGAGAATCCTGATTGTCGAAAGTGACACCACCCTTTCCGCGGCCTTGCGCGAGGCGCTGGACTCCCGGGGCTTTGGGGTGGACGAGACGGGCGACGGCAAGAGCAGCGTGGAGCAGATCCGCCGGGACCGCCCGGACCTGGTGGTGCTGGCGGTGGATCTGTCCGGCGGACAGAACGGCTACCTCATCTGCGGCAAGCTGAAGAAGGACGACGACCTCAAGAACGTCCCCATCGTCATCATCGGCAACCCGGACGGCTTCGCCGCCCACCGCAAGCTCAAGGCCCACGCGGACGAGTACGTGGCCAAGCCCGTGGACACGGAGCTGCTCGTGGAGCGCGTGGGCGCGCTCATCGGCTTCCCGGACACGGTGATGGGCGAGGTGGTGGAGAACGAGGGCCTCACGCTCGATGGCCTGGCCGATGAGCCCATGTCCGAGGACGAGCCCATCGTCAGCGAGGAGGGCGCCGAGGAGATCGCCGTCGAGGAGTCCTCCAGCTCCTCCGGCGAGGACCTGGACATGCTCGATGAGGCGTTCAACGACATGTCCGATGGGGGCCTCTCCGCCTCCGAGGAGCCCGTCGTGGCGCCCGTGGACACCGAGGGCGAGGAGGATCTCTCGTCCCTGGACAGCCTCGGCATGGACACCGAGTCCGCCCTCGACTCCCTGGGCGACGAGGAACAGGACGAGAAGACCCAGATCGGCTTCCTCGCTCCCGTGGAGCCCGAGCCCGAGCGGCCCGCGCCCCGGTCCCTTCCCCCAGCCCCGCTCCCCCGCGCCGCCACCCCCGTGGCGCCGCCCCCGGCCCGCGTCTCGGCCCCCGCCGCCCCCGTGACGTCCGCGGCGGACGCCGCCGAGCTGCGCTCCCTGCGCGCCCGCGTCGCGGAGCTCCAGAGCGCCCTCTCCGATGCCCAGTCCCAGGCCTCCTCGGCGGAGGGCCGGGTGCAGGAGCTGGAGTCCCAGCTGGAGACACAGTCGACGGAGCTGGAGACGGCCCGGGCCTCGGCCGGCAAGAACGACAAGGACACCTTCGCGCTGCGCGATGCGGTCAACAAGAAGGACAAGGAGATCCTCCGGCTCAAGAGCGAGCTGAACCTCCGCGAGCAGGAGAAGGACCGGGAAATCTCCCGCCTCAAGGCCGAGCTGTCCCAGAAGGAGCACGACTTCGTCGAGCTGCAGGACAAGCAGCTGGAGCTGGAGCGGCAGTCCACCGACTCCGCCGCGGAGCTGGCGCGCCGGGACGCGCAGATCAAGACGCTGACCACCAAGGCCGACCAGCTCACCGCCGACCGCAAGAAGGCCGACCAGCAGCTGCTCACCGCCAAGGACGAGGCGCGCGGCGCCACCTCGAAGCTCTCCGCCCTGCAGGCCGAGGTGGACGCGCACCAGGAGCAGCAGAGCGCCGCCCAGGCGGAGCTGGAGGAGCTGCGCGGCCGGGCCGATCAGCTCGAAGCCGCGCACCAGGCCGCCCAGGGCGAGGCCGACGCGCTGCGTGGCCAGCTGGAGGCCGTCCAGCAGGAGACGAACGAGGTGCGCGCCCAGCTCGAGCAGGCCCAGGCGGAGCTCTCCAGCCAGGCGGCCCAGGCGGCCGACGAGGCCGAGGGCCTGCGCAAGCGCATCACCGAGCTGGAGGAGGCCGCGGCGCGCAGCGAGGAGCGCGTCACGAAGCTCTACTCGCGCATCAAGAACGACGAGAAGCTGCGGGAGCGCGCCAAGAAGGCGCTGGGCATCGCGCAGCAGCTCCTGGAGGAGCCCGCCTCCTCGCTGGACGTGGACGAGGCCGCGGCCTGA
- a CDS encoding homoserine dehydrogenase — MKEIGIALLGMGNVGLGTYRILADHARDIERRLGARVRVRHILVREEGRARPEDVPAEIVTRSIDTLLADPEVAVVVEVMGGLSPAREYLERAIASGRHVVTANKALLTAHGEALFSQALARGVDLHFEAAVCGGIPIIRTLREALASDRVSSIHGIVNGTTNFILSAMADEGAAYGDALAQAQKLGFAEADPTLDVSGMDAAQKLCLLASLAFATRVSPQDVHVEGITSLLPVDISLGREAGYVLKLLAIAQRSSEGLDVRVHPAFIPSASPLADVRGAFNAVLLQSAALGASLFSGLGAGSLPTGSAVVADIIDICRNLLAGVSGRLPMLCPPYLQEAPRVPTVQRRGPFYLRFSVSDEPGVLGRIATVLGEKGVSLASVLQRPARPEDPHATIVVFTHTTREQDIQAAVQWIDALKSTRAPTQVIRIEEGPGVLRAGG, encoded by the coding sequence ATGAAAGAGATCGGCATCGCGCTGCTGGGCATGGGCAACGTCGGGCTGGGGACCTACCGGATCCTCGCGGACCACGCCCGGGACATCGAGCGCCGCCTGGGCGCGCGCGTGCGCGTGCGCCACATCCTCGTGCGGGAAGAGGGCAGGGCCCGGCCCGAGGATGTGCCGGCCGAGATCGTCACCCGGAGCATCGACACCCTCCTCGCCGACCCCGAAGTGGCCGTGGTCGTCGAGGTGATGGGGGGCCTGTCGCCCGCGCGGGAGTACCTGGAGCGCGCCATCGCCTCGGGGCGCCACGTCGTCACCGCCAACAAGGCCCTGCTCACCGCGCACGGCGAGGCGCTCTTCTCCCAGGCCCTCGCCCGGGGCGTGGACCTGCACTTCGAAGCGGCCGTGTGCGGCGGCATCCCCATCATCCGCACCCTGCGCGAGGCGCTCGCCTCGGACCGGGTCTCCTCCATCCACGGCATCGTCAACGGGACGACCAACTTCATCCTCTCGGCCATGGCCGATGAGGGCGCGGCCTATGGGGATGCGCTCGCGCAGGCCCAGAAGCTGGGGTTCGCGGAGGCAGACCCCACCCTGGACGTGAGCGGCATGGACGCGGCGCAGAAGCTCTGCCTGCTGGCCTCGCTGGCGTTCGCCACGCGCGTCTCGCCGCAGGATGTCCACGTGGAGGGCATCACCTCCTTGCTGCCGGTGGACATCAGCCTGGGGCGCGAGGCGGGCTATGTCCTCAAGCTGCTGGCCATCGCCCAGCGCTCCTCCGAGGGGCTGGACGTGCGGGTCCACCCGGCCTTCATCCCATCGGCGAGCCCCCTGGCGGACGTGCGGGGCGCCTTCAACGCGGTGCTGCTCCAGTCGGCGGCGCTCGGCGCGTCGCTGTTCTCCGGGCTGGGGGCGGGCTCGCTGCCCACCGGCAGCGCGGTGGTGGCGGACATCATCGACATCTGCCGCAACCTGCTGGCGGGCGTCTCGGGCCGGCTGCCCATGCTCTGCCCGCCCTACCTCCAGGAGGCGCCGCGCGTGCCCACCGTCCAGCGGCGGGGGCCCTTCTACCTGCGCTTCTCCGTGAGCGACGAGCCCGGTGTCCTGGGCCGCATCGCCACCGTGCTGGGCGAGAAGGGCGTGAGCCTGGCCTCCGTGCTCCAGCGCCCGGCCCGCCCCGAGGATCCGCACGCCACCATTGTCGTCTTCACGCACACCACCCGCGAGCAGGACATACAGGCCGCGGTGCAGTGGATCGACGCGCTGAAGAGCACGCGGGCGCCCACCCAGGTCATCCGCATCGAGGAAGGGCCCGGGGTGCTGCGGGCGGGCGGGTAG
- a CDS encoding HTH domain-containing protein, producing MTFYEAALRILESEGRPLHFLEITEKSIAQNLLSHVGKTPEITMLSRLAAMARRTRDRKVVVTSKDTFALVDWALQEDLEALAQTGVVEPNPEEDLPPLRPAERHPEPRTDNVRATGRGSERKRRREDDEERGGRKRRFPPLPEVVFEILSEAEAGLRAEQLIERARSRELAPEDITVEAVLTALLEDNQRRIDAGRRPQFSFNKQSSEVSLERAGSPSEAPPLELQAAFAAALGIPLEGGRPLLARPAAAAGTAEALVDPAQLATLKATLKDVRRSVARGLRKRLGELEVGTFEKSVVKMMHALHFRELKVAKRSKEGPLLTARKREGSVELRYAVRLLKGTSTVDRKMVQELRRDLGHYSAQVGLLVSAGEARGDARTEAQASGALVMLWCGDALGEKFLEAKTAVSITQVELFDIDERFFEAAKLDADEAQRRREERQREKQTRGEPGGKEASSRRGEESEEDKEQVLVEEPKPIEAEVRESSLSAVPPPPPPEDEDQGEEGDDEGEDEDLEAASAFVGGTPEGGASAEGGTPAERKRRRRRRRGRRGRGNKPEAGAPGAAPAGEAAPEGAPAAGIVAAAEAASAEAAPPTGEATAPAEEAAPPAGEAPAAEEPPPAPPTGGGSSEGGTSEGNPS from the coding sequence ATGACATTTTACGAGGCCGCGCTCCGAATCCTGGAGAGCGAAGGTCGTCCCCTCCACTTTCTCGAAATCACCGAGAAGTCCATCGCTCAGAACCTCCTGTCCCATGTTGGGAAAACGCCAGAAATCACGATGCTGTCGCGGCTGGCCGCGATGGCACGGCGGACGCGGGATCGCAAGGTGGTCGTGACCTCCAAGGACACGTTTGCCTTGGTGGACTGGGCTTTGCAGGAGGATCTGGAAGCACTGGCACAGACCGGGGTGGTGGAGCCGAACCCGGAAGAGGATCTGCCGCCGCTGCGCCCCGCGGAGCGCCACCCCGAGCCGCGCACGGACAACGTGCGGGCCACGGGCCGGGGCAGCGAGCGCAAGCGCCGCCGGGAGGATGACGAGGAGCGCGGTGGCCGCAAGCGCCGGTTCCCGCCCCTGCCGGAGGTGGTGTTCGAGATCCTCAGCGAGGCGGAGGCGGGCCTGCGGGCCGAGCAGCTCATCGAGCGTGCCCGGTCGCGGGAGCTGGCCCCCGAGGACATCACCGTGGAGGCGGTGCTCACCGCGCTCCTGGAGGACAACCAGCGGCGCATCGACGCGGGGCGCCGTCCCCAGTTCTCCTTCAACAAGCAGTCGAGCGAGGTGAGCCTGGAGCGCGCGGGCTCGCCCAGCGAGGCGCCGCCCCTGGAGCTGCAGGCGGCGTTCGCCGCGGCCCTGGGCATTCCCCTGGAAGGAGGGCGGCCCCTGCTGGCGCGCCCCGCGGCCGCCGCGGGAACGGCCGAGGCGCTGGTGGACCCGGCGCAGCTGGCCACGCTCAAGGCGACGCTCAAGGACGTGCGCCGCTCGGTGGCGCGGGGCCTGCGCAAGCGCCTGGGCGAGCTGGAGGTGGGCACGTTCGAGAAGTCCGTCGTGAAGATGATGCACGCGCTGCACTTCCGGGAGCTGAAGGTCGCCAAGCGCTCCAAGGAAGGCCCCCTGCTCACCGCGCGCAAGCGCGAGGGCAGCGTGGAGCTGCGCTACGCGGTGCGGCTGCTCAAGGGCACGTCCACCGTGGACCGCAAGATGGTGCAGGAGCTGCGGCGTGACTTGGGCCACTACTCGGCGCAGGTGGGCCTGCTGGTGAGCGCGGGCGAGGCGCGCGGTGATGCCCGCACCGAGGCGCAGGCCAGCGGCGCGCTGGTGATGCTGTGGTGCGGCGACGCGCTCGGCGAGAAGTTCCTCGAGGCGAAGACGGCGGTGTCCATCACCCAGGTGGAGCTGTTCGACATCGACGAGCGCTTCTTCGAGGCGGCGAAGCTCGATGCCGACGAGGCCCAGCGCCGGCGCGAGGAGCGTCAGCGCGAGAAGCAGACCCGGGGCGAGCCGGGCGGCAAGGAGGCTTCCTCCCGCCGGGGCGAGGAGTCCGAGGAGGACAAGGAGCAGGTCCTCGTCGAGGAGCCCAAGCCCATCGAGGCCGAGGTGCGCGAGAGCAGCCTCTCCGCGGTGCCGCCCCCGCCGCCCCCGGAGGACGAGGATCAGGGCGAGGAGGGCGACGACGAAGGGGAGGATGAGGACCTCGAGGCCGCGAGTGCCTTCGTGGGAGGCACCCCCGAGGGAGGCGCGTCCGCGGAGGGCGGCACCCCGGCCGAGCGTAAGCGCCGCCGCCGCCGCCGCCGTGGGCGCCGGGGCCGTGGCAACAAGCCCGAGGCAGGCGCCCCGGGTGCGGCGCCGGCAGGGGAGGCGGCTCCCGAGGGAGCGCCTGCCGCTGGCATCGTGGCCGCCGCCGAGGCCGCCTCGGCAGAGGCAGCACCGCCCACAGGAGAGGCCACAGCGCCTGCGGAAGAGGCAGCACCGCCCGCCGGAGAGGCGCCCGCGGCCGAGGAGCCGCCGCCTGCTCCTCCCACCGGGGGAGGCTCTTCCGAGGGAGGCACTTCCGAGGGGAACCCGAGCTAA
- a CDS encoding HEAT repeat domain-containing protein, whose protein sequence is MKPFLLLTTGLLLLGACRSQAPRYPVGEVRLSGETVTDNSQLALEPDQIRELFQQSLQASKRFELLQDKQAGEARPWRLTLELPFTREILKDDSKHTYAEVGATLVLERFGGDLPERYEVVGLGETRVAAETPEARRKALRASLDAALRQVTDLAQLQLSSLERDSGALVQDLQSSDSRVREFALRTLAERRHPAAAPLLIEQLKSSDATTVRQAIGALVEMRAAAAVPALIDLSRGKEVGFLQELVFALGEIGGSEAEAYLYTVAEGHDQPAIQAAAQQALETLHASRKHGSPEARGTLSPANH, encoded by the coding sequence ATGAAGCCGTTCTTGCTCCTCACCACCGGTCTCCTGCTGCTGGGCGCCTGCCGTTCTCAGGCGCCCCGCTACCCGGTGGGAGAGGTCCGGCTGTCGGGAGAGACGGTCACGGACAACTCCCAGCTCGCGCTGGAGCCCGATCAGATCCGGGAGCTCTTCCAGCAGTCCCTCCAGGCCAGCAAGCGCTTCGAGCTGCTCCAGGACAAGCAGGCCGGTGAGGCGCGCCCGTGGCGGCTGACGCTGGAGCTGCCCTTCACCCGGGAGATCCTCAAGGACGACAGCAAGCACACCTATGCGGAGGTCGGCGCCACGCTGGTGCTGGAGCGCTTCGGCGGGGATCTCCCCGAGCGCTACGAGGTGGTCGGCCTGGGAGAGACCCGGGTGGCCGCGGAGACGCCCGAGGCCCGGCGCAAGGCCCTGCGGGCCTCGCTCGACGCCGCGCTCCGCCAGGTGACCGACCTGGCGCAGCTCCAGCTCTCCTCGCTGGAGCGTGACAGCGGCGCGCTCGTGCAGGACCTCCAGTCGTCGGATTCCCGGGTCCGCGAGTTCGCCCTACGGACGCTGGCCGAGCGCCGCCACCCGGCCGCGGCGCCCCTGCTCATCGAACAGCTCAAGTCGAGCGACGCCACCACTGTGCGGCAGGCCATCGGGGCGCTGGTGGAGATGCGCGCCGCGGCCGCCGTGCCGGCCCTCATCGATCTGTCCCGGGGCAAGGAGGTGGGCTTCCTGCAGGAGCTCGTCTTCGCGCTGGGGGAGATCGGCGGCAGCGAGGCGGAGGCGTACCTCTACACCGTGGCGGAGGGGCATGATCAGCCCGCCATCCAGGCCGCCGCGCAGCAGGCCCTGGAAACGCTTCACGCATCACGCAAGCACGGCTCACCGGAGGCGCGTGGGACGCTGTCCCCCGCGAACCATTGA
- a CDS encoding type III pantothenate kinase: MLLAIDVGNTNTVLGVFEGRKLLAHWSLETRARRSADESGTLVRQLFAWSGIDASQVSAVIISSVVPPLQSTLQKMSEAYFKTAPVFVGPGVKTGMPILYDNPRQVGADRIVNAVAAFEKHHAGLIVVDFGTATTFDAVSPKGEYLGGAIGPGIGISMEALFRNASKLPRVEFSRPPHVVGRNTVHAMQSGLVYGFVSMADGMCERMREELGFPAKIIATGEMAPLVAGESKVIQDVDELLMLEGLRIIYGRNYAT; this comes from the coding sequence ATGCTGCTCGCCATCGACGTCGGGAACACGAACACCGTCCTGGGCGTGTTCGAGGGGCGCAAGCTCCTGGCGCACTGGTCCCTGGAGACCCGTGCCCGCCGCTCCGCCGATGAGTCCGGCACCCTCGTGCGCCAGCTGTTCGCCTGGAGCGGCATCGACGCCAGCCAGGTGTCGGCGGTGATCATCTCCAGCGTGGTGCCGCCGCTCCAGTCCACCCTGCAGAAGATGAGCGAGGCCTACTTCAAGACGGCCCCGGTGTTCGTCGGGCCGGGCGTGAAGACGGGCATGCCCATCCTCTACGACAACCCGCGCCAGGTGGGCGCCGACCGCATCGTCAACGCGGTGGCGGCCTTCGAGAAGCACCACGCGGGGCTCATCGTCGTGGACTTCGGCACGGCGACCACCTTCGACGCGGTGTCGCCCAAGGGCGAGTACCTGGGCGGCGCCATCGGCCCCGGCATCGGCATCTCCATGGAGGCGCTCTTCCGGAATGCCTCCAAGCTGCCCCGGGTGGAGTTCTCCCGGCCCCCCCATGTGGTGGGCCGCAACACGGTGCACGCCATGCAGTCCGGCCTCGTCTACGGCTTCGTGAGCATGGCGGACGGCATGTGCGAGCGCATGCGGGAGGAGCTGGGCTTCCCCGCGAAGATCATCGCCACCGGGGAGATGGCCCCCCTGGTGGCGGGCGAGTCGAAGGTCATCCAGGACGTGGACGAGCTCCTCATGCTCGAGGGGCTGCGCATCATTTACGGAAGGAACTACGCGACATGA